Proteins encoded by one window of Luteolibacter rhizosphaerae:
- a CDS encoding PEP-CTERM sorting domain-containing protein: MHNTLSLFCAAALLGTAGADAAVAVDITGGNGAPITVTILQPIEYTVNNGTSFWPVFVLDGAGDLLSIATNSVTGTLSFSVNGGPEQFINRANSEFTSGVVGPDDFYFYLMNSSTQLQTGDTVVLNAGSFTTTGSFAVATPGQISIETFLMGAFGEQVSGNGVAVPEPGSALLLGLGCAGMFLRRRRAA; encoded by the coding sequence ATGCACAACACCCTATCTCTATTCTGCGCTGCCGCACTGCTCGGCACCGCGGGCGCGGATGCCGCCGTGGCGGTGGACATCACCGGAGGCAACGGCGCCCCTATCACCGTCACCATCCTCCAGCCGATCGAGTACACCGTGAACAACGGCACCTCCTTCTGGCCCGTCTTCGTCCTCGATGGCGCGGGCGACCTCCTGTCCATCGCCACGAATTCGGTCACCGGAACCCTTTCCTTCTCGGTGAACGGCGGCCCGGAACAGTTCATCAACCGCGCGAACTCGGAGTTCACCAGCGGTGTGGTGGGGCCCGATGATTTCTACTTCTATCTGATGAACTCCTCCACCCAGCTCCAGACCGGGGACACGGTGGTGCTGAATGCCGGGAGCTTCACCACCACGGGCTCCTTCGCCGTCGCCACGCCAGGCCAGATCTCCATCGAGACCTTCCTGATGGGTGCCTTCGGCGAGCAGGTCTCCGGCAATGGCGTGGCCGTGCCCGAGCCCGGCTCCGCGCTGCTCCTCGGTCTCGGCTGCGCCGGCATGTTCCTGCGCCGCCGTCGCGCCGCCTGA